A region from the Lolium perenne isolate Kyuss_39 chromosome 4, Kyuss_2.0, whole genome shotgun sequence genome encodes:
- the LOC127291805 gene encoding phosphoribosylglycinamide formyltransferase, chloroplastic encodes MEAAAGTGLRCSLNPVPNPRKISARVRFTTKRQPCAATCRPLLLRPSASAYTAAIDSGAGGYSGANKRLAVFVSGGGSNFRSIHEAALGGKVNGDVAVLVTDKPGCGGADYARCNGIPVVVFPKSKSAPEGVSTDELLNVLRDLKVDFVLLAGYLKLIPGELVQAFPRSMLNIHPSLLPAFGGKGYYGSKVHKAVIASGARYSGPTVHFVDEQFDTGRTLAQRVVPVLANDTPEQLAARVLHEEHQVYVEAVAALCEDRIVWREDGVPLITSQANPNEYM; translated from the exons ATGGAGGCGGCCGCCGGCACCGGGCTGCGGTGCTCGCTTAACCCTGTCCCCAACCCGCGCAAGATAAGCGCGCGGGTGCGCTTCACGACCAAGCGGCAGCCATGTGCCGCCACCTGCAGGCCGTTGCTGCTTCGTCCGAGCGCGAGCGCATACACGGCGGCGATTGATAGCGGAGCTGGTGGGTACTCCGGGGCCAACAAGAGGCTCGCGGTGTTCGTGTCCGGCGGGGGCTCCAACTTCCGGTCCATCCACGAGGCAGCTCTCGGTGGAAAGGTGAACGGTGATGTGGCTGTGCTCGTCACGGATAAGCCAG GCTGCGGTGGTGCGGACTACGCAAGGTGCAACGGCATACCGGTGGTTGTGTTCCCCAAGTCGAAATCAGCGCCGGAGGGGGTGTCGACCGATGAACTTCTCAATGTTCTCAG GGATCTGAAGGTAGACTTTGTTCTACTTGCTGGTTACTTGAAGCTCATACCTGGTGAGCTAGTTCAGGCGTTTCCCAGATCCATGCTGAATATACATCCTTCACTCCTCCCAGCATTTGGTGGGAAGGGTTATTATGGTTCCAAAGTGCATAAAGCAGTTATTGCATCTGGAGCCAG ATACTCAGGACCAACTGTGCACTTTGTGGATGAGCAGTTCGACACTGGAAGAACTTTAGCCCAAAGAGTTGTGCCTGTTTTAGCCAATGATACAccagaacaattggctgcaagggTTCTTCATGAG GAGCACCAAGTTTATGTTGAAGCAGTTGCTGCCTTGTGTGAGGACCGAATCGTGTGGCGGGAAGATGGTGTCCCGCTTATCACAAGTCAGGCAAACCCCAATGAGTATATGTGA